Genomic DNA from Phycicoccus sp. M110.8:
CGCCCGAGGTCTTGAAGAAGTCCTTCTTGCGGTCGGTGATCATCAGGTAGCCGTTCGCGTCGAGCTCGCCGATGTCGCCGGTGTGCATCCAGCCGTCGGCGTCCTTCGCCTCGGCCGTGTCCTCGGGCTTGTTGTGGTACCCCTCCATGACGCCGGGTCCGCGCAGGAGCACCTCGCCGTCCTCGGCGATCCGGGCCTCGGTGCCGGGCAGGGCCCAGCCGACGGTGCCGATCCGGTTGCTGCCGGGGCGGTTCACGAAGGAGGCGGCGCTGGTCTCGGTGAGGCCGTAGCCCTCGAGGATGGTCAGGCCGATCGAGTCGAACCAGTGGGCGACGTCGGTGTTGAGCGCCGCCGAGCCCGAGATGAAGAACCGGATGCGTCCGCCGAAGCGCTCGCGCACCTTGTGCAGGACGAGCTTGTCCGCCAGCGCGATCTTCTTGGCGAGCATGCCGGTCGGCTCCTCGCCGCGGGCGCGCATGGCGGCGACGTCGCGGCCGACGCTCACCGACCACTGGAACAGCTTCTCCTTCAGGCCGCCCTCCGCCTTCATCATCATCGTGATGCGCGCGTACGCCTTCTCGAAGATGCGGGGCGCCGCACCCATGAAGGTCGGCTGCACGACGGCCAGGTTGTCGACGATCTTGTCGATCCGGCCGTCGATCGCCGTCGGGAAGCCGCACTGCAGCGGCAGGGTCAGCAGGAACTTGCCGAAGACGTGGGCCAGCGGCAGCCACAGGTACTGCAGGTCGGCCGGGCTGAGGATGCCGATCGCGTCGGTCGCGGCCGCCTGGTAGGTCCACGCGTTGTGGTCCAGGCGCACGCCCTTGGGCCGGCCGGTGGTGCCGGAGGTGTAGATGATCGTGGCGAGCTGGTCGGGGGTGAGGGCGTCGATCCGCTCGTCGACCGCGCCGGGGTTCGTCGCGAGGAGCTCGGCGCCCATCTGCTCGAGCTGGCGCAGGCTGAGCACCCACTCGCCGTCGGAGGCGCCGTCGAAGGTGATGACACGGGTGATGCCGGGCAGGTCGACGCGCCGCTCCCAGAGCTTGGTGACCTGCTCGTCGTCCTCGGCGAAGACGACGACGCTGCCCGAGTTGGCGAGGATGTACGCCACGTCCGGGGCGATCGTCGTCGGGTAGATCGTGGTGGTCGCGCCACCGGAGCACATGACCGCCAGGTCGGCCAGGGCCCACTCGTACCGGGTGGAGGAGGCGATCGCCACCCGGTCCTCCGGGCCGACGCCGAGGGCGATGAGGCCGGCGGCCAGCCGGTAGGCGCTGTGCTGCACCTCCGCCCACGTGACGCCCTCCCACGTCTCACCGACGGCGAACCGGAACGCCTCGGCATCCGGCGTCGCGGCCACGCGGTCGCGGAACAGGTGGCCGACC
This window encodes:
- a CDS encoding long-chain fatty acid--CoA ligase, yielding MSTPTLHHAPSAAAETIDARLIENRARSVGHLFRDRVAATPDAEAFRFAVGETWEGVTWAEVQHSAYRLAAGLIALGVGPEDRVAIASSTRYEWALADLAVMCSGGATTTIYPTTIAPDVAYILANSGSVVVFAEDDEQVTKLWERRVDLPGITRVITFDGASDGEWVLSLRQLEQMGAELLATNPGAVDERIDALTPDQLATIIYTSGTTGRPKGVRLDHNAWTYQAAATDAIGILSPADLQYLWLPLAHVFGKFLLTLPLQCGFPTAIDGRIDKIVDNLAVVQPTFMGAAPRIFEKAYARITMMMKAEGGLKEKLFQWSVSVGRDVAAMRARGEEPTGMLAKKIALADKLVLHKVRERFGGRIRFFISGSAALNTDVAHWFDSIGLTILEGYGLTETSAASFVNRPGSNRIGTVGWALPGTEARIAEDGEVLLRGPGVMEGYHNKPEDTAEAKDADGWMHTGDIGELDANGYLMITDRKKDFFKTSGGKYVAPSLIESTFKGLCPYVSQFVVYGADHNFVTALVTLDADAIADWADGHGISGDYRTIVTSAQAREMVQMYVDTLNVNLNRWEQIKKFVVLDHDLTVEAGELTPSLKVRRKVVNEKYGDVLDALYTG